In Populus trichocarpa isolate Nisqually-1 chromosome 16, P.trichocarpa_v4.1, whole genome shotgun sequence, a genomic segment contains:
- the LOC7469921 gene encoding amino acid transporter ANT1: MGDELKISTIPLLESSSTGTASKIQTLGNIIVSVVGTGILGLPFAFRIAGWLAGSLGVLAAGVATYYCMLLLVQCKEKLASQELTPETETYGDLGYKCMGNTGRYLTEFLIFISQCGGAVAYLVFIGQNLSSVFKGHGLSLSSFIFLLVPIEIALSWIHSLSSLAPFSIFADICNVLAMAVVLKEDLDKVISGEFRFGDRKAITSSIGGLPFAAGMAVFCFEGFGMTLSLEASMKERGGFASLLAKAFSGITLLYVLFGFSGYMAYGDETKDIITLNLPNNWSTIAVQVGLCLGLAFTFPIMAHPIHEIVEGKLRNSEWLRKVCYKDGENPTLVGKFGTYLSRAILIVVLALLASFVPGFGEFASLVGSTVCALISFVLPAAFHLELFGSSLRFWEKALDYIFLIGGLLFAAHGTYNSIIGF, encoded by the exons atgggagATGAATTGAAGATTTCTACAATTCCTCTACTTGAATCTTCATCAACAGGAACAGCTTCTAAAATTCAAACACTAGGGAATATAATTGTTTCCGTGGTTGGCACTGGTATTTTAGGCCTGCCTTTCGCTTTTCGAATTGCTGGCTGGCTCGCTGGCTCTCTCGGTGTCCTCGCCGCTGGAGTTGCCACTTATTATTGCATGCTTCTCCTT GTTCAATGCAAAGAAAAGCTAGCATCTCAAGAATTAACACCAGAAACAGAAACATATGGTGACTTGGGTTACAAATGTATGGGTAACACAGGCCGTTACCTGACAGAATTTCTCATTTTCATATCCCAGTGTGGAGGAGCAGTGGCATACCTAGTCTTTATTGGCCAAAATCTATCATCCGTATTCAAGGGCCATGgactttctctctcatccttCATATTCTTGTTAGTCCCTATCGAGATCGCACTATCCTGGATCCATTCGTTATCTTCTTTAGCACCTTTTAGCATTTTTGCCGACATATGCAATGTGTTAGCGATGGCAGTCGTGTTGAAAGAGGATTTAGATAAGGTAATAAGCGGTGAATTCAGGTTTGGTGATAGAAAGGCAATCACATCTAGTATAGGAGGATTGCCATTTGCTGCAGGGATGGCAGTGTTCTGTTTTGAAGGGTTTGGGATGACATTGTCGTTGGAGGCTTCAATGAAAGAGAGGGGCGGTTTTGCTAGCTTGCTGGCAAAGGCATTCTCTGGGATTACTCTTTTGTATGTTCTGTTTGGTTTTTCTGGTTATATGGCTTATGGTGATGAAACTAAAGATATTATAACTCTCAATTTGCCCAACAATTGGTCCACAATTGCTGTTCAG GTTGGATTGTGCTTGGGACTAGCATTCACGTTTCCCATCATGGCACACCCAATCCACGAGATTGTGGAGGGGAAGCTGAGAAACAGTGAATGGCTTCGAAAGGTCTGCTATAAAGATGGTGAGAATCCAACATTAGTTGGAAAGTTTGGAACATATCTGAGTCGTGCTATATTGATTGTTGTTTTGGCACTCTTGGCATCATTTGTGCCTGGTTTTGGTGAATTTGCATCGCTTGTGGGGAGTACTGTATGTGCACTAATCTCATTTGTTTTGCCAGCCGCATTTCACCTAGAATTATTTGGTTCATCGTTACGATTCTGGGAGAAAGCCTTGGATTATATCTTCTTGATAGGTGGACTGCTCTTTGCTGCTCATGGTACTTACAATTCCATCATTGGTTTCTGA